A single genomic interval of Spirosoma linguale DSM 74 harbors:
- a CDS encoding Carboxylesterase type B (PFAM: Carboxylesterase type B~KEGG: cak:Caul_1847 carboxylesterase type B), protein MNPLDRRDFLTRMTLAAAALSLPHYGFSSIGRADDFVTTDTTYGRLRGARKDGVNLFKGIPYGGRISGDRRFRRPATLEPWTGVRDALEFGAPAMQGPRRNEPAPSEDCLFLNVWTPANDSKKRPVMFYSHGGGFVGGSGAAGGQDGSNLARNFDVVVVETNHRLGLLGFLYLDELAGSDYAGSGNMGMFDIVDGLKWVHDNIAQFGGDPNNVMIWGESGGGAKTSCLYAMPSAAPYFNKASIESGPGVRMASKEIAAETTAMLFRELNIAPKNWRKLLDIPAADLLAMQAKLPFAPPFQEKNNKKSLMERRAGGFGPVVDGVALPHNPFDPTAPTISRDKPLLVGWNEDEFTFFAWERKDTEFAKLTFETLPKQLETQFGENTPQIIETYRKANPNATAPDIFIAVSSITMMGLGSVDIAEKKVKQGGAPVYLYNFGYKSEKKIPGTDYAMGTPHAMDISFKFNNEIPPRDGSAPKESFFGGNRPERFTASHHFAELWTTFARTGKPAAKDVPAWPAYNLKDRPTMRIDTTCEVIDNRFSQELAMWRSIGKV, encoded by the coding sequence ATGAACCCCCTGGACCGACGAGATTTTTTAACCCGAATGACCCTGGCTGCGGCCGCCCTCTCACTTCCTCATTACGGATTTTCGTCCATTGGCCGGGCCGATGACTTTGTCACCACAGACACTACGTATGGTCGGCTGCGGGGAGCCCGAAAGGATGGCGTAAACCTGTTTAAAGGAATACCCTATGGCGGCAGAATTTCTGGTGATCGCCGGTTTCGGCGACCCGCTACCCTCGAACCGTGGACCGGCGTTCGGGATGCGCTTGAGTTCGGTGCACCGGCCATGCAGGGGCCACGCCGGAACGAACCCGCTCCTTCGGAAGACTGTCTGTTTCTGAACGTCTGGACACCAGCTAACGATAGTAAGAAACGGCCTGTGATGTTTTACAGCCACGGTGGTGGATTTGTGGGTGGCTCTGGCGCCGCAGGGGGCCAGGACGGGTCAAATCTGGCCCGTAATTTTGATGTGGTCGTCGTGGAGACGAACCACCGGCTGGGGCTCTTAGGCTTTCTGTATCTGGACGAACTAGCGGGTTCAGACTATGCCGGTTCGGGCAACATGGGAATGTTCGACATTGTGGATGGACTGAAATGGGTGCATGATAATATCGCCCAGTTTGGGGGCGATCCCAATAACGTAATGATCTGGGGCGAATCGGGCGGGGGTGCTAAAACCTCCTGTTTGTATGCCATGCCTTCGGCCGCGCCTTACTTTAACAAAGCCTCTATCGAGAGCGGACCGGGGGTTCGGATGGCTTCCAAAGAGATAGCCGCTGAAACGACAGCCATGCTGTTCAGAGAGCTAAACATCGCCCCGAAAAACTGGCGCAAACTGCTGGACATACCGGCGGCTGATCTACTGGCGATGCAGGCCAAGCTACCGTTTGCTCCCCCTTTTCAGGAGAAAAACAATAAGAAGTCCCTCATGGAGCGCAGGGCGGGCGGTTTTGGACCGGTTGTCGATGGCGTTGCCCTACCTCACAACCCCTTCGATCCAACGGCACCGACTATCTCCCGTGACAAACCCCTGTTAGTTGGCTGGAATGAGGACGAATTCACGTTCTTCGCCTGGGAGCGTAAGGATACTGAATTTGCCAAACTGACGTTTGAAACCTTACCCAAACAGCTGGAAACACAATTTGGTGAGAATACCCCCCAAATTATCGAGACCTACCGCAAAGCGAATCCCAACGCGACGGCACCGGATATTTTTATTGCCGTATCGTCCATTACCATGATGGGGCTGGGATCGGTCGACATTGCCGAAAAGAAAGTCAAGCAGGGTGGAGCACCGGTGTATCTGTACAATTTCGGCTATAAGTCAGAAAAGAAAATTCCCGGTACCGACTATGCCATGGGCACGCCCCATGCGATGGATATTTCATTCAAGTTCAACAATGAAATTCCCCCGCGCGACGGATCAGCCCCGAAAGAAAGCTTCTTCGGCGGCAACCGCCCCGAACGGTTTACGGCCTCTCACCACTTTGCCGAACTCTGGACCACCTTCGCTCGCACGGGCAAACCGGCTGCCAAAGACGTACCGGCCTGGCCCGCCTACAACCTCAAAGACCGGCCCACCATGCGGATCGACACGACCTGCGAAGTAATTGATAACCGCTTTAGTCAGGAGTTGGCTATGTGGCGCTCGATCGGTAAAGTCTGA
- a CDS encoding short-chain dehydrogenase/reductase SDR (PFAM: short-chain dehydrogenase/reductase SDR; KR domain protein; NAD-dependent epimerase/dehydratase~KEGG: rle:pRL120546 putative short-chain dehydrogenase/oxidoreductase), whose protein sequence is MENNINGKVIVITGASSGLGEAAARHLSALGATVVLGARRADRIDELAKEIQDQGGKALAMATDVTQRDQVKNLVDAAVDQFGRVDVILNNAGIMPLSPMDRLNVAEWDTMIDVNIKGVLNGIAAVLPYMKEQKSGQIINTSSVAGHKVFTGSAVYSATKYAVRALTEGLRMEVKPYNIRTTIVCPGAVQTELLEHITEADIQQANKEYVGAVGISPDSFARVVAFAISQPEDVDINEVIFRPTSQEL, encoded by the coding sequence ATGGAAAATAACATTAACGGAAAAGTGATCGTCATTACCGGCGCCAGCAGTGGTCTGGGCGAAGCGGCAGCCAGGCACTTGTCAGCGCTTGGGGCAACGGTTGTACTGGGTGCCAGAAGAGCCGACCGAATTGACGAGCTGGCCAAGGAGATTCAGGACCAGGGTGGAAAAGCACTGGCCATGGCGACGGATGTAACCCAGCGGGATCAAGTAAAGAATCTAGTCGATGCAGCGGTTGACCAATTTGGGCGGGTAGACGTGATCCTGAATAATGCCGGTATCATGCCCTTATCGCCGATGGACCGCCTGAATGTGGCCGAGTGGGATACGATGATCGATGTGAACATTAAAGGGGTGCTTAACGGTATTGCTGCCGTTCTCCCTTACATGAAAGAACAGAAGTCAGGTCAAATCATCAACACCTCTTCGGTGGCGGGTCATAAAGTGTTTACCGGCTCTGCGGTCTATTCGGCTACCAAATATGCGGTGCGTGCCTTGACAGAAGGCTTACGGATGGAGGTGAAGCCGTACAATATCCGGACAACCATTGTTTGTCCCGGCGCGGTTCAAACAGAATTGCTGGAGCATATTACTGAAGCCGATATTCAACAAGCCAATAAAGAGTATGTAGGAGCGGTAGGGATTAGTCCGGACAGTTTTGCCCGTGTGGTGGCATTTGCCATCAGTCAGCCGGAGGATGTAGACATCAATGAAGTCATCTTCCGTCCGACATCCCAGGAACTCTAG
- a CDS encoding aldehyde oxidase and xanthine dehydrogenase molybdopterin binding protein (PFAM: aldehyde oxidase and xanthine dehydrogenase molybdopterin binding; aldehyde oxidase and xanthine dehydrogenase a/b hammerhead~KEGG: pst:PSPTO_2863 aldehyde oxidase and xanthine dehydrogenase family protein) — translation MKFETPAGANPIDQLKVIGRPTDRIEGPLKTTGTATYAYEYNDAVANPAYGYVVGAAIAKGRIKSIDQSKAKAAPGVLAIVTAATAGPLKTGQFYVDKLLAGPDIDHYHQAVAVVVAETFEQARAAASLLKISYTKTKGAFDLAAAKDSAPLIKPGPFSPPPTTNVGNFEGAFASAPVKLDETYTTPDQTHAMMEPHATIAKWDGDKLTCWASIQQINWGVRDIATVLGIPKENIRLISAFIGGGFGGKGTVLSDIIAAALAARAAGRPVKVTLPRPLIANNTTHRPATIQRIRIGATPDGTITAIGHESWSGNLPGGISETATASTRLLYAGANRFTQLRMAVLDLAEGSAMRAPGEATGMMAMEIAMDEMAEKLNMDPVTFRIKNDTQEDPEKPGRKFSSRKLVECLQTGAEQFGWNKRQAKPGSVREGQWLIGMGVASAIRGAPVMKSAARVRLSREGIVTVETDMTDIGTGSYTIIGQTAAEMMGVTLDNVVVKLGDSTFPESPGSGGQWGAASATSGVYAACVKLREAVANSLGISIEGAEFIDGQVRAGNRSYPLGDAAKAAELVVQDEMTYGTLSKEYAQDTFGAHFVEVGVNSYTGVIRIRRMLAVCHAGRILNPKAARSQVIGAMTMGVGAALMEELVVDKQVGFFVNHDLAGYEVPVHADIPHQEVILLDDVDPTMSPMKAKGIGELGLVGVAAAVANAVYNATGIRVREYPITLDKLIDKLSING, via the coding sequence ATGAAATTTGAAACGCCTGCAGGAGCCAACCCAATCGACCAGCTTAAGGTCATTGGCAGACCAACGGACCGCATCGAAGGCCCGTTGAAAACAACGGGAACGGCTACATACGCCTATGAATACAACGACGCTGTAGCGAATCCCGCGTATGGGTACGTCGTGGGCGCAGCTATTGCTAAAGGACGGATCAAGTCCATTGATCAGTCAAAGGCTAAGGCCGCGCCCGGTGTGCTGGCGATCGTAACAGCCGCCACTGCCGGACCCCTCAAGACGGGTCAATTTTACGTCGACAAGCTGCTGGCCGGACCCGACATCGACCATTATCATCAGGCGGTCGCCGTGGTGGTGGCCGAGACTTTTGAGCAAGCCCGTGCGGCAGCTTCACTGCTGAAAATAAGCTATACCAAAACCAAAGGAGCGTTCGATTTGGCAGCCGCTAAAGACTCGGCACCCCTTATCAAGCCGGGTCCGTTCAGTCCACCCCCGACAACGAACGTGGGGAATTTTGAGGGGGCATTTGCGTCGGCCCCGGTCAAGCTGGATGAAACCTATACTACCCCCGACCAGACCCATGCCATGATGGAGCCTCACGCGACAATCGCCAAATGGGACGGGGATAAACTGACGTGCTGGGCATCCATTCAACAGATAAACTGGGGCGTTCGGGACATCGCTACGGTGCTGGGCATTCCGAAGGAGAATATTCGGCTTATATCGGCCTTTATCGGTGGCGGCTTTGGTGGTAAAGGTACCGTACTGTCCGACATCATCGCGGCTGCGCTGGCGGCACGGGCTGCGGGTCGACCGGTAAAAGTAACCCTGCCCCGGCCGCTGATTGCCAATAACACGACTCACCGTCCCGCCACGATCCAACGCATTCGAATCGGGGCCACCCCCGACGGAACCATCACCGCTATCGGTCACGAAAGCTGGTCGGGTAATCTGCCCGGCGGAATATCCGAAACGGCCACCGCATCGACCCGGCTGCTGTACGCGGGGGCCAATCGGTTCACGCAGCTTCGGATGGCGGTGCTTGATCTGGCCGAAGGAAGTGCTATGCGCGCACCAGGGGAAGCGACGGGCATGATGGCCATGGAAATTGCCATGGATGAGATGGCCGAAAAACTGAACATGGACCCGGTGACCTTCCGCATTAAAAACGATACCCAGGAAGATCCCGAAAAACCCGGCCGCAAATTTTCGTCCCGTAAACTGGTCGAATGCCTGCAAACAGGGGCTGAGCAGTTTGGCTGGAACAAGCGGCAGGCCAAACCCGGCTCCGTCCGGGAGGGTCAATGGCTAATCGGGATGGGCGTGGCGTCGGCCATCCGGGGAGCACCCGTCATGAAGTCGGCGGCCCGCGTACGGCTGAGCCGGGAAGGCATCGTTACGGTCGAAACCGACATGACCGATATCGGAACGGGTAGTTACACCATTATTGGGCAAACGGCCGCTGAGATGATGGGCGTCACGTTGGACAACGTGGTGGTCAAACTGGGTGATTCGACCTTTCCCGAATCACCCGGCTCGGGTGGACAGTGGGGCGCGGCCTCCGCTACGTCGGGCGTTTATGCGGCCTGCGTCAAGTTGCGCGAAGCTGTGGCTAATTCGCTGGGCATCAGCATCGAGGGGGCCGAGTTCATCGATGGACAGGTCCGGGCGGGCAACCGCAGCTATCCGCTGGGCGACGCAGCCAAAGCCGCCGAACTGGTCGTCCAAGACGAAATGACCTATGGGACCCTTTCTAAGGAGTACGCGCAGGATACCTTCGGGGCTCATTTCGTGGAAGTGGGCGTGAATAGCTATACCGGGGTGATCCGCATCCGGCGAATGCTGGCCGTTTGTCATGCCGGGCGTATTCTGAATCCCAAAGCCGCCCGCAGTCAGGTGATCGGCGCCATGACGATGGGCGTGGGCGCAGCCCTGATGGAAGAACTGGTGGTGGATAAGCAGGTTGGTTTCTTTGTCAACCACGATCTGGCAGGCTACGAGGTACCGGTTCATGCCGACATTCCGCATCAGGAAGTCATTCTGCTCGATGATGTTGACCCCACCATGTCGCCCATGAAAGCTAAAGGTATTGGTGAGTTGGGACTGGTAGGTGTAGCCGCAGCGGTTGCCAACGCCGTCTATAACGCCACGGGCATCCGGGTTCGCGAGTACCCCATCACCCTCGACAAGCTGATCGATAAACTCAGCATCAATGGGTAA
- a CDS encoding molybdopterin dehydrogenase FAD-binding protein (PFAM: molybdopterin dehydrogenase FAD-binding~KEGG: azc:AZC_1401 putative oxidoreductase), producing MKTFTYERVSTPAEAAAASTRTPGSKFLAGGTNLLDLMKLEIEAPVHLIDIGKIGLNKIESTPAGGLRIGALVSNTDLAAHPLVRRDYGLLSRALLAGASGQLRNKATTAGNLLQRTRCPYFYDTNQLCNKRVPGSGCAAIAGFSRQLGIIGTSTSCIATYPGDMAVAMRALDARVETINPNGAKRTLSLDQLYRLPDQTPHLETTLEKNELITAILLPPPVGGVQIYHKVRDRSSYAFALVSVAAILQKNGTGHVAIGGIAPRPWRVETAEPLLPSGAKTFTAQLLKGARPTKENEYKLALVERTLAAVLDEANH from the coding sequence ATGAAAACATTCACGTACGAGCGGGTGAGTACACCCGCCGAAGCTGCGGCAGCCTCAACCCGAACGCCGGGGTCTAAATTCCTGGCCGGAGGTACTAATCTGCTCGATTTGATGAAACTGGAGATAGAAGCCCCGGTACACCTCATCGATATTGGCAAAATTGGCCTGAACAAAATAGAATCAACCCCGGCTGGCGGGCTACGCATTGGTGCCCTGGTCAGCAACACCGATCTGGCCGCTCACCCCCTCGTGCGCCGGGATTACGGTCTTTTATCGCGGGCACTGCTGGCGGGTGCATCGGGGCAGTTGCGCAACAAAGCCACCACGGCCGGTAACCTGCTCCAACGTACCCGCTGCCCGTATTTTTACGACACCAACCAGCTTTGCAACAAACGCGTGCCCGGCAGCGGCTGCGCGGCCATTGCCGGATTCAGCCGTCAGCTCGGCATCATTGGCACCAGTACGTCGTGCATCGCGACCTATCCGGGTGACATGGCCGTGGCTATGCGTGCCCTGGATGCACGTGTCGAAACTATCAACCCCAACGGTGCCAAACGCACCCTTTCGCTGGACCAGCTTTACCGCCTGCCGGATCAGACGCCACACCTGGAAACGACACTGGAGAAGAACGAACTGATTACGGCGATACTGTTGCCCCCACCCGTGGGAGGAGTGCAGATCTACCACAAAGTGCGCGACCGCAGTTCCTATGCCTTTGCCCTGGTCTCGGTTGCGGCTATTCTCCAGAAAAATGGCACCGGCCATGTAGCCATTGGGGGGATAGCCCCCCGGCCCTGGCGGGTTGAGACGGCCGAGCCGCTGCTGCCGTCAGGCGCGAAGACGTTTACCGCCCAACTGCTGAAAGGAGCCCGCCCCACGAAGGAAAACGAGTATAAGCTAGCCCTGGTCGAACGTACCTTGGCGGCCGTTTTAGACGAAGCCAACCACTGA
- a CDS encoding (2Fe-2S)-binding domain protein (PFAM: [2Fe-2S]-binding domain protein; ferredoxin~KEGG: mrd:Mrad2831_4484 2Fe-2S iron-sulfur cluster binding domain-containing protein): protein MNDTENMDNELGNSMSTRRIFLKQSSALAALAVTPPTAIAAVNNGIQEKVATALEQMPLRLTINGKAQQLSIEPRVTLLDLLREQLHLTGTKKGCDHGQCGACTVHVDGARVNACLTLAMTTEGSTVTTIEGLTEGDQATAQLHPMQEAFIKHDGFQCGYCTPGQIMSAVACIREGHANTPEEVREYMSGNICRCGAYANIVDAIMDVKQGGARV from the coding sequence ATGAATGATACGGAAAACATGGACAACGAGTTAGGTAACTCAATGTCAACCCGACGGATTTTTCTGAAGCAATCGTCTGCGCTGGCAGCATTGGCTGTGACTCCGCCAACGGCTATAGCCGCTGTTAACAATGGTATTCAGGAAAAAGTAGCCACTGCCCTTGAGCAGATGCCGCTACGGCTGACCATCAATGGAAAAGCCCAGCAGCTCAGCATCGAACCCCGGGTTACACTCCTCGACCTGCTGCGCGAACAACTTCACTTGACCGGCACCAAGAAAGGCTGCGATCACGGCCAATGCGGAGCCTGTACCGTTCATGTCGACGGGGCGCGGGTCAACGCGTGCCTGACCCTGGCGATGACCACCGAAGGCAGCACCGTAACGACCATTGAAGGGCTGACAGAAGGAGACCAGGCCACGGCCCAATTACACCCTATGCAGGAAGCCTTCATCAAACACGATGGTTTCCAGTGCGGGTACTGCACCCCCGGCCAGATCATGTCGGCGGTTGCCTGCATCCGCGAAGGACACGCCAATACGCCGGAAGAAGTCCGCGAGTACATGAGCGGCAATATATGCCGGTGTGGAGCCTACGCTAATATTGTGGATGCTATTATGGACGTAAAGCAGGGAGGAGCCAGAGTATGA
- a CDS encoding aldehyde oxidase and xanthine dehydrogenase molybdopterin binding protein (PFAM: aldehyde oxidase and xanthine dehydrogenase molybdopterin binding; aldehyde oxidase and xanthine dehydrogenase a/b hammerhead~KEGG: mno:Mnod_2924 aldehyde oxidase and xanthine dehydrogenase molybdopterin binding), which translates to MTKDLKNPPIDRIDGRMKVTGGAKYFADFELPNTAYCVIVGSEIAKGAIASLDTKKAQGAPGVLGVFTHQNMPPIPGWDAPTGGQADGPAPKPDTKEKYRILSSPKILFDGQPIAMVVADTFERATYAASLVKATYTKQTTRTELGKHIAEAVTPRGGDYLRGKADGYKAAPVTLEANYTIPVEVHNPMELHGILAHWTGADSLMIYAKTQGVNATQDAMAQAFKIDAKNIHVHTEFMGGGFGMGLRTWPQETAVVAIARKIGRPLKLVVNRSQMFTLVGHRPTTIQTINMGADQDGKLIGIAHAATAETASYEDFTEATVNMTKFMYACPNVSTRYRIVRLDRSVPIWMRGPGEATGAFALESAMDEMAHKLNLDPIEFRLRNYTETDPEHNRPYSSKNLKEAYQRGAEAIGWSKRKNEPASQREGDWLVGYGMSTGTFNAFRWEASARALLKADGSLTIQSAVTDIGPGTGTALTIIAHNVLNIPVNRIKVEYGDTSLPKAPTQGGSAIVSAVGSAVFDACTSVKQALIELATKDGGPLAGHQADELTLTDGVLSVEKEPGKKVAVSELMRTNNLTVLDRTKDSKGGPELGKYSMYSFSVHFVQVRVNPMTGVVRVTKAVSVADSGRIVSPKTAASQMIGGVAGGIGMALTEEAVIDHRFGRFVNNNLADYHVAVQADVPPIETIMIDKPDPIINPMGAKGMGEIALIGFAGAVANAVFNATGQRVRDLPITPDKVMKKLV; encoded by the coding sequence ATGACGAAAGACCTAAAAAATCCCCCGATTGATCGAATCGACGGGCGGATGAAAGTGACCGGCGGGGCTAAGTACTTCGCTGATTTTGAGTTGCCAAACACGGCGTATTGCGTGATTGTTGGCAGCGAGATTGCCAAAGGAGCCATCGCCAGCCTGGATACCAAAAAAGCGCAGGGCGCACCGGGCGTGTTGGGCGTGTTTACCCACCAGAACATGCCGCCCATTCCGGGCTGGGACGCCCCCACCGGCGGACAAGCCGATGGACCGGCACCCAAACCTGATACGAAAGAAAAATATCGGATTCTGAGCAGTCCCAAAATTTTGTTCGACGGGCAACCCATCGCCATGGTGGTGGCGGATACATTCGAGCGGGCCACCTACGCGGCTTCGCTCGTTAAAGCGACCTATACCAAACAAACCACCCGTACCGAACTGGGAAAACACATTGCCGAAGCTGTAACACCCCGAGGGGGAGACTATCTGCGGGGCAAAGCCGACGGCTACAAAGCGGCCCCGGTTACGCTGGAAGCCAATTACACGATTCCCGTTGAGGTGCATAACCCCATGGAACTGCACGGCATTCTGGCCCACTGGACCGGAGCAGACTCGCTGATGATATACGCCAAAACGCAGGGGGTCAATGCTACGCAGGATGCTATGGCGCAGGCGTTCAAGATCGACGCGAAGAATATTCATGTGCATACCGAATTCATGGGGGGCGGTTTCGGGATGGGACTACGTACCTGGCCGCAGGAAACGGCGGTGGTAGCCATTGCCCGGAAAATTGGGCGACCCCTGAAACTGGTGGTCAACCGGAGTCAGATGTTTACCCTGGTGGGTCACCGGCCAACTACGATCCAAACAATTAACATGGGCGCTGATCAGGACGGCAAACTGATCGGTATTGCCCACGCGGCTACCGCCGAAACGGCCAGTTACGAAGACTTCACCGAAGCGACCGTCAACATGACCAAGTTCATGTATGCCTGCCCCAACGTGAGCACCCGTTACCGGATCGTACGGCTCGACCGCAGCGTGCCCATCTGGATGCGCGGCCCCGGCGAAGCTACCGGAGCGTTTGCCTTGGAATCGGCGATGGACGAAATGGCCCACAAGCTCAACCTCGACCCCATCGAGTTTCGCTTGCGTAACTATACCGAAACCGACCCCGAACATAACCGGCCGTATTCGAGTAAAAACCTGAAAGAAGCCTATCAACGCGGAGCCGAGGCCATTGGCTGGAGCAAACGCAAAAACGAGCCAGCGAGTCAACGCGAGGGTGACTGGCTGGTCGGCTACGGCATGAGTACCGGCACGTTCAATGCGTTCCGGTGGGAGGCTTCGGCCCGCGCCCTGCTGAAAGCTGACGGCTCGCTGACCATACAGAGTGCCGTTACCGACATTGGGCCGGGTACCGGAACGGCCCTGACGATAATTGCCCACAACGTACTGAACATACCCGTCAATCGTATCAAGGTTGAATACGGCGATACGTCTTTACCCAAAGCACCTACTCAAGGTGGCTCGGCCATTGTTTCGGCGGTAGGGTCGGCGGTGTTTGATGCCTGCACCAGCGTCAAACAGGCACTGATCGAATTGGCCACGAAAGACGGCGGGCCCCTGGCCGGTCATCAGGCCGATGAGTTGACGTTAACGGATGGCGTACTATCGGTCGAAAAGGAACCCGGCAAAAAAGTGGCCGTCAGCGAGCTGATGCGGACCAACAACCTGACCGTACTTGACCGAACGAAAGATTCGAAGGGTGGACCGGAATTGGGCAAGTACTCGATGTACTCCTTTTCGGTGCATTTCGTGCAGGTGCGGGTTAACCCGATGACGGGGGTAGTGCGGGTAACGAAAGCCGTGAGTGTGGCGGATTCGGGGCGTATCGTCTCGCCTAAAACGGCAGCCAGTCAGATGATTGGTGGCGTGGCGGGTGGCATTGGCATGGCCCTGACCGAGGAAGCGGTTATTGACCACCGCTTTGGTCGTTTCGTCAACAACAATCTGGCCGATTATCACGTAGCGGTTCAGGCCGACGTGCCGCCTATCGAGACGATCATGATCGACAAACCCGATCCGATCATCAACCCGATGGGGGCCAAAGGCATGGGTGAAATTGCCCTGATCGGTTTTGCCGGCGCCGTGGCCAACGCGGTTTTCAACGCCACCGGTCAGCGCGTCCGTGACCTGCCGATTACCCCGGATAAAGTGATGAAAAAGCTGGTGTAG
- a CDS encoding molybdopterin dehydrogenase FAD-binding protein (PFAM: molybdopterin dehydrogenase FAD-binding~KEGG: mrd:Mrad2831_4485 molybdopterin dehydrogenase FAD-binding) — MNPFQFTRVTTPKAAITAITKESGTYFLAGGTNLIDLIKREVIIPERLVDVNKLPLATIEKTTTGLRIGAMAKNSAVADNELVKKHFPLLAQALNAGASAQLRNMATVGGNMMQRTRCAYFFDTSMPCNKRSPIQSGPDKGQPNGPAGCGAIGGINRMHAIFGTSSKCIAVHPSDMCIALVALDATVNVSGPKGDRKIPFSEFHRLPGDKPQQDNTLLPGELIMSVDIPTNRFADNSHYLKVRDRASYAFALISVGVAIDMKRDTIQDVRLAMGGVAHKPWRLTAAEDFLRGKPATEANFQQAAALAMRGAKGYGENDFKLTLAPNSIIDALKTATKTA; from the coding sequence ATGAACCCATTTCAGTTTACGCGGGTCACAACCCCCAAAGCCGCCATTACGGCGATTACCAAAGAAAGCGGCACCTACTTTCTGGCCGGTGGCACCAACCTCATCGACCTGATAAAGCGGGAGGTCATCATTCCCGAACGCCTGGTCGATGTCAACAAACTACCCCTGGCCACGATTGAAAAAACGACCACTGGTCTGCGGATTGGGGCGATGGCTAAAAACTCAGCCGTGGCCGATAACGAGCTGGTGAAGAAGCATTTTCCGTTGCTGGCACAGGCCCTGAACGCGGGCGCTTCGGCGCAATTGCGGAACATGGCTACGGTGGGCGGCAACATGATGCAACGTACTCGCTGCGCCTATTTTTTCGATACGTCGATGCCCTGCAACAAACGGAGCCCTATTCAATCTGGTCCTGATAAAGGCCAACCCAACGGGCCAGCCGGTTGCGGAGCCATTGGGGGGATCAATCGGATGCACGCCATTTTCGGTACAAGCAGCAAGTGCATTGCCGTTCACCCCAGCGATATGTGCATTGCGCTCGTGGCGCTGGATGCAACGGTGAACGTGTCGGGGCCGAAAGGCGACCGTAAAATCCCGTTCAGCGAGTTCCACCGGCTCCCCGGCGATAAGCCCCAGCAGGACAACACCCTGCTGCCCGGCGAACTGATTATGTCGGTGGATATACCGACGAACCGGTTTGCGGATAATTCGCACTACCTGAAAGTCCGGGATCGGGCTTCGTATGCTTTCGCCCTGATTTCGGTCGGTGTGGCCATTGACATGAAGCGGGACACGATCCAGGACGTTCGGCTGGCGATGGGCGGGGTGGCACATAAACCCTGGCGACTGACCGCAGCGGAAGATTTTCTGCGCGGCAAACCCGCTACAGAAGCGAACTTCCAGCAGGCAGCCGCGCTGGCTATGAGAGGAGCCAAAGGCTACGGTGAGAATGATTTCAAGCTGACTCTGGCCCCCAACTCCATTATTGACGCCCTGAAAACCGCTACTAAAACCGCCTGA